From a single Phalacrocorax aristotelis chromosome 1, bGulAri2.1, whole genome shotgun sequence genomic region:
- the TBK1 gene encoding serine/threonine-protein kinase TBK1 isoform X2 — protein sequence MQSTSNYLWLLSDILGQGATANVFRGRHKKTGDLYAVKVFNSISFLRPVDVQMREFEVLKKLNHKNIVKLFAIEEETTTRHKVLVMEFCPCGSLYTVLEEPSNAFGLPESEFLIVLRDVVAGMNHLRENGIVHRDIKPGNIMRVIGEDGQSVYKLTDFGAARELEDDEQFVSLYGTEEYLHPDMYERAVLRKEHQKKYGATVDLWSIGVTFYHAATGSLPFRPFEGPRRNKEVMYKIITGKPSGAISGIQKAENGPIEWSWEMPVSCSLSKGLQVLLTPVLANILEADQEKCWGFDQFFAETSDILHRIIIHIFSLQQMTLHKVYIHSYNTAAIFHELVYKQTKIPSQNQELIYEGRRLILEPGRLAQHFPRTTEENPIFVVSRETVNIVGLIYEEVLLPKVHQRYDLDGDASMAKAVTGIVCYACRVASSLLLYQELMRKGIRWLIEIIKDDYNEMVHKKTEVVIRLDFCSRNIEKAEKIYENLMQINLEASEVDEISEIHTKLLRLSSSQCTIETSLQDIKNKLCPGGLLADTWANQEGMHPKDRNPERLQALLCSITDIYYQFKKDKAERRLPYNEEQIHKFDKEYF from the exons TTCGTCCTGTGGATGTTCAGATGCGAGAGTTTGAAGTATTGAAGAAACTAAATCATAAGAACATTGTCAAATTGTTTGCCATCGAAGAAGAG acaacAACTAGACACAAAGTACTAGTTATGGAATTTTGTCCATGTGGGAGTTTATATACAGTTTTAGAGGAACCGTCTAATGCCTTTGGTTTGCCAGAGTCTGAGTTCTTAATTGTTTTGAGAGATGTGG TGGCTGGGATGAATCATCTCCGGGAGAATGGAATAGTGCACCGTGACATCAAACCAGGCAATATAATGCGTGTTATAGGTGAAGATGGTCAGTCTGTTTACAAACTCACAGACTTTGGTGCTGCAAGAGAACTTGAAGATGATGAACAATTTGTTTCCCTGTATGGCACAGAAGAGTATTTA CATCCTGATATGTATGAGCGAGCAGTTTTGAGGAAAGAGCATCAAAAAAAGTACGGAGCAACAGTTGATCTGTGGAGCATAGGGGTGACCTTTTACCATGCTGCAACAGGGAGTTTGCCTTTCCGGCCTTTTGAAGGACCTCGTAGAAACAAGGAAGTGAT GTATAAAATAATCACTGGAAAGCCTTCTGGTGCTATTTCTGgaatacagaaagcagaaaatggacCAATTGAGTGGAGCTGGGAAATGCCTGTTTCTTGTAGCCTTTCAAA GGGTCTGCAAGTACTGCTCACACCTGTCCTTGCAAATATTCTTGAAGCAGACCAGGAAAAATGCTGGGGATTTGACCAGTTCTTTGCAGAGACAAGTGACATACTGCACCGAATAATAATCCACATCTTTTCACTACAGCAGATGACCTTGCACAAAGTTTATATACACAGCTATAATAC AGCTGCTATATTTCATGAATTGGTctacaaacagacaaaaataccATCTCAGAATCAAGAACTGATATATGAAGGTCGGCGCTTAATACTTGAGCCTGGCAGATTGGCGCAGCACTTCCCCAGAACAACTGAGGAGAATCCTATCTTTGTAGTAAGCAGAGAGACTGTGAACATTGTTGGATTAATCTATGAAGAAG TTTTACTTCCTAAAGTACATCAACGTTATGATTTGGATGGGGATGCCAGTATGGCTAAA GCAGTAACAGGTATCGTATGTTATGCCTGTAGAGTTGCCAGTTCTTTGCTACTTTACCAGGAGCTGATGCGAAAAGGAATACGATGGCTAAT TGAAATAATCAAGGACGATTACAATGAAATGGTTCATAAAAAGACAGAGGTGGTCATCCGGCTggatttctgcagcagaaacatTGAGAAAGCTGAGAAAAT aTATGAGAATTTGATGCAGATCAACTTGGAAGCATCAGAAGTGGATGAAATTTCAGAGATACACACAAAACTGTTGCGT CTGTCCAGCTCTCAGTGCACAATAGAAACTAGTCTTCAAGATATCAAAAACAAACTTTGTCCTGGAGGTTTACTGGCTGACACCTGGGCAAATCAGGAAGGCATGCATCCAAAAGACAGGAA TCCAGAAAGGCTGCAGGCGCTGCTATGTTCCATCACAGATATTTATTATCAGTtcaaaaaagacaaagcagaacGAA GGCTTCCTTATAATGAAGAACAAATTCACAAGTTTGACAA ggaatatttttga